One window from the genome of Oryza glaberrima chromosome 3, OglaRS2, whole genome shotgun sequence encodes:
- the LOC127768600 gene encoding tryptophan synthase alpha chain-like, translating to MEMEDSGRGVVGAGKRGVAETFSRLREQGKTAFIPFITAGDPDLATTSKALKILDSCGSDVIELGVPYSDPLADGPVIQAAATRALKKGATFDSVIAMLKGVIPELSCPIVIFTYYNPILKRGVSNFMAIIKQAGVHGLVVPDLPLEETALLRNEAVMHGIELVLLTTPTTPTERMKEIAKASEGFIYLVSSVGVTGARSNVNLRVEYLLQEIKKVTDKPVAVGFGISTPEHVKQIAGWGADGVIIGSAIVRQLGEAASPEEGLKRVEEYAKNMKAAMP from the exons ATGGAGATGGAAGATAGCGGTCGCGGCGTCGTGGGCGCCGGGAAGCGCGGCGTCGCGGAGACCTTCTCCAGGCTCCGGGAGCAGGGCAAG ACTGCATTCATTCCATTCATCACCGCCGGTGACCCTGACTTGGCAACCACATCGAAAGCGTTGAAGATCCTTGATTCCTGTGGTTCAGATGTGATTGAGCTGGGTGTACCTTACTCGGATCCGTTGGCTGATGGGCCGGTTATTCAG GCTGCAGCAACGCGTGCTCTTAAGAAAGGCGCTACATTTGATTCCGTCATAGCTATGCTCAAGGGGGTTATACCTGAGTTGTCTTGTCCAATAGTTATCTTCACATACTACAACCCAATTTTAAAGCGCGGAGTGAGTAACTTCATGGCTATCATTAAACAAGCCGGCGTACATG GTCTTGTAGTACCTGATCTTCCTTTGGAAGAGACAGCGCTGTTGAGGAATGAGGCTGTCATGCACGGCATAGAGCTG GTGCTGCTTACAACACCAACCACACCAACAGAGAGGATGAAGGAGATTGCAAAAGCTTCAGAAGGATTTATTTATCTT GTAAGTTCTGTTGGAGTTACAGGTGCACGCTCAAATGTAAATTTGCGTGTTGAGTACCTTCTTCAGGAGATCAAGAAG GTTACAGACAAACCTGTTGCTGTTGGCTTTGGCATATCGACTCCAGAGCATGTAAAGCAG ATCGCAGGCTGGGGAGCAGATGGTGTGATCATCGGCAGCGCTATTGTTAGACAGTTAGGAGAGGCTGCTTCACCTGAAGAAGGGTTGAAAAGAGTAGAAGAGTATGCCAAGAACATGAAGGCTGCTATGCCTTGA